A stretch of the Candidatus Curtissbacteria bacterium genome encodes the following:
- a CDS encoding metalloregulator ArsR/SmtB family transcription factor: MDVFTALAEPTRRNIIEMLAANGQLSATDISDRFHTSPPAISQHLKVLREANLVEMEKRAQQRIYKINPASLKQLEEWARRMGTMWEERFRRLDKILAEEKSLKKGGLTPLDNLNVSNGVKKNGR, encoded by the coding sequence ATGGATGTTTTTACAGCACTTGCAGAGCCTACACGGCGCAATATTATAGAAATGCTGGCGGCAAATGGTCAGCTTTCGGCAACAGATATCTCCGACAGATTCCATACTAGTCCCCCGGCAATTTCTCAACATTTAAAAGTTTTGCGCGAAGCCAATTTGGTGGAAATGGAAAAACGCGCTCAACAGAGAATTTACAAGATTAATCCGGCTTCTTTGAAGCAACTGGAAGAGTGGGCGAGGAGAATGGGGACTATGTGGGAAGAACGTTTTAGGCGGTTAGACAAAATTCTTGCGGAAGAAAAATCTCTAAAGAAAGGAGGTTTAACCCCATTAGATAACTTGAACGTATCTAACGGGGTAAAGAAAAATGGCAGATGA
- a CDS encoding SRPBCC domain-containing protein, with product MADEKGIVIERVFDAPREAVWKAWTDPEMIKQWWGPEGFTAPSIKVDLRVGGKNIYAMHGPAGSEWDRDMYSAGVIKELVPNEKIVTSDYFSDEEGNKVKPASEGQDANFPDEMDVVITFEDAGEGKTKLTISYPKPENEEQFQAMLKSGMEEGWGTSLDKLQKLVEA from the coding sequence ATGGCAGATGAAAAAGGTATTGTAATCGAGCGTGTTTTTGACGCTCCACGAGAAGCAGTTTGGAAGGCATGGACAGATCCTGAAATGATCAAACAGTGGTGGGGACCGGAAGGTTTTACGGCACCAAGCATTAAGGTCGATTTAAGAGTCGGAGGAAAGAACATCTACGCAATGCACGGACCGGCAGGCTCGGAATGGGACAGAGATATGTATAGCGCGGGCGTAATTAAAGAGCTTGTTCCGAACGAAAAAATAGTCACATCCGATTACTTTTCGGATGAAGAGGGAAACAAAGTGAAACCCGCTTCGGAGGGTCAAGATGCTAATTTCCCTGACGAAATGGATGTGGTTATTACATTCGAAGACGCGGGAGAAGGAAAGACAAAACTAACCATTAGTTATCCTAAACCGGAAAACGAAGAACAATTCCAAGCGATGCTTAAGAGCGGAATGGAAGAAGGTTGGGGTACTTCACTGGATAAGCTACAGAAACTTGTCGAGGCATAG